The genomic stretch CGTTGACGGCGGGCTTCTTCAGGTTGCGGGGCAGCTTCATGAGGTGGCGCTGCAGCTTGCCGAGCGGCACCTGCCCCTCGCCGTCACCGCACTGGATGTCGTAGATCTCGATGCCCAGTGCGATCCGCGCGACCCGCTTCTTCTCGGCCGCCAGCATCTTCGCCACCCTGTTGCCCGGTCCCTCGGACACCAGCACGACACCCGGGTGACCGACCACGAGATGCACCAGGTCCTGGTCGCGGTTGACCGCGATGGCCGGGGTGACCTGCCAGTTGCCGCGCATGCCCTGCAACACCGCGGCCGCGGCGCCGGTCTGCCCGTGCAGGATCGAGTATTGCGCCCTCTGCGCGAGCTGGCCGAACACCACGAGGCCGACGGTGATCGCGGCCAGGATGCCGATGAAGATCGAATACCACAAATAGTCCGTGACCAGGCCGATCACGACGACCACCGCCAGCGTGCCCACCGCCGAGAGGAAAACGGTCGGCATCCCCTTGGGGTTGGCCTGCTTGATGATCTGCGCGATCATGCGGAGCTGCTTGATGCGCCCCGGCTTCTCTGGGTCCTCGGACTTTGCCATGCTCAGAAGGATACAAACCAAGTGGAGCAGTATGGAAAACGCGCCCCGGCCGTTTTCAGATCTTCACCTGGACCGAAAGCCGGGGGTCGGCCACGGAACGCGCCGCCTCGATCGTGTGCTCGCCCGCGACCGTGCGCCACCCGTCCTCCCACACCTGGAAGGCGCGCTCGGGCAGGAAGACCGTGGTGATCACCGTCTGCCCCGGCTCGGCCTCGACCACGTCGAACCCGGCCAGCCGCCGCTCGGCCCCGTCGGCCACGTAGAGCTGCACGACCTCGCGGCCCGGGCGATCGCCCGTGTTGGTGACGGCCACGGTGACGCTGGTGCCCTCGGCGGCGATGGAGTCGTAGGACCAGGTCGTGTAGCCCAGGCCGTGCCCGAACCAGAACGCCGGCTCCTTCCCCGACCGCTGCCAGGCCCGGTATCCGATGAGCACGCCCTCCTCGTACGCCACCGCCCCGTCCACGGGCGTCACGCCGGCCACGGGAGCGTCCTGCAGACGGCGTGGCCACGTCGTCGGCAGCCGCCCGCCCGGCTCGGCGTCCCCGAAAAGCACGTCCGCCAGCGCCGCCCCCGCCTCCTGCCCCGGGAACCAGGTGAGCAGCACCGCAGCCACCTCCTCCGCCCACGGCATCTCGACCGGCGAGCCCGTGTTGACCACGACCACCGTGCGCGGGTTGGCCGCGGCCACCGCGCGGATCAGCTCGTCCTGCCGCCCCGGCAGCCTGAGGTCCGTACGGTCGAAGCCCTCGCTCTCCACCTCCGGCGTGGTCCCGGCCACGACCACCGCCACGTCACACTCCGCCGCCACCCGCACCGCCTCGGCCAGCAGCGCTTCCTCCCCGGGGCTCGGGTCGGCGTGGCCGAGCGTGAAGGACACGACCGTCATGCCGCCGAACGTCCCCGTGGGGTGCGTCACAGTCACCTCGTACGGCTCGCCCGCCGTCATCGGCACGCTCACCCGCCGCTCCGGCGGAGACAGGAACGCCGCGGCCGGGTCGCCGACCGGCGGCTCGACGGTGTCGTCGAAGACGGTCTCGCCGTTCACGGTGACGGTGAAGGCGCCCGCACCGGTGACCGACAGCTGGTGCTCACCCGACAGCCCCGGCGTGTACGTGGTCACCAGCCGGACCGCCTTGAGCCGGTCGCCGTCCACGTCCGGCGGCAGCTGGCCGATCCAGCGTGCCTCGCCGCCGGCCAGCGGGTGCTCGGCCAGCACGCCGCCCTTCTCGTCCAGGAACAGAGCCCGGCTGGGGGAGGAGATCGCCGCCAGGCGGACCCGGGGGTCGGTGCCGATCGCGTACCGGACGTCGGTGCGCTCGGCCAGGCCCTCCAGAGGTGAGATGATCCGGTCGGGGAAGACCTGGGCGCTGCCGCCGCCCATGACGCGCGCCTCGTTCGCGGCCGCGCCGATCACGGCGATCGCCGGAGCGCCTTGGAGCGGCAGGACGCCGTCGTTGGTGAGCAGCGTGAACGCGCGTGCGGCGACCTCACGCGCCAGCGCCACACCATCGATCACCTCGCCATCCGTCCCTGTGCCCGCAACGGCGCCTGTGCCCGCATCCGCCCATTCGCCGCCGCCTGCGCCCGCCTGACCGGTCCTGCCGGATTCGCCCTGCGGAGCGCTGGTGGGCTGGGTGGCCGGCGCATGCAGGGCGCCGACGCGGGCGGCCAGGCGCAGGATGCGGCGGATCCGGTCATCGATGACGGCCTCGGGCACCCGCCCTTCCCGCACCGCCGTCACCAGCTTCTCGCCCCACGGCCCGTACGGCCCCGGCATGGCCACATCGGTCCCGCCCATGGCGGCCGCCTCGGTGGACCGCACCGCCGTCCAGTCGGACACGACGAACCCGTCGAACCCCCACTCGCCCTTCAACACCCCGTTGACCAGCTCCGCGTTCTCGGTCATGGTCGTGCCGTTGACCGAGTTGTACGCCGTCATGACGCCCCAGGCGCCCGCCCGCACCACCCGCTCGAAGGGCGCCAAGTACACCTCTCGCAACGCCTTCTCGTCCACCCGCACGTCCACGGTGAACCGGTCGGTCTCGAAGTCGTTGGCCACGAAGTGCTTGGGCGTGGTGGCCACCCCGCCCTCCTGCACGCCTTCGACGTACGCCGCGCCGACCTCACCCGTCAGATACGGATCCTCGGAGAAACACTCGAAATGCCGCCCGCCGAGCGGCGAGCGGTGCAGGTTGAGCGTGGGGGCGAGCAGCACGTGCACCCCCTTGCGCCCGGACTCCTGAGCGAGCAGCCGCCCGGCCCGCCTGACCAGGTCGAGGTCCCAGGTCGCGGCGAGCGCGGTCGGGCTCGGCAGCGCGATCGACGGGTCGCCGGAGCTCCACTGCTCGCCCCGTACGCCGATGGGGCCGTCGCTCATCACGAGCCGGTCCAGGCCGATCTCGGGAACGGGCGGGAGCGACCACATGTCCGCCCCGGTGAGCAGCCGGATCTTGGTGGTGAGGTCCAGGCGGGCGATCAGTTCGTCGAAGTCCACCCGCCCAGTTTTCCCCAGCAAACCGACCACTCGATAGGTTTGTTACCTTAGAGTTACCTAAAGCGCGAAGAACTCCAGCAACTCAGGCACCAGCGCCTCGACGGCGACGTCGTGCGTCTGGTCCTCCAGCACGCGGTGAGCCGCGCCCGGCACCGCCGCCGCTACCGCCGCGCCCGCGTTCCGCATCCATCCGGGGCTGTCCTCGCCGTTGAGCACGAGCGCCGGCCGCCTGATCGCCGCGATCCGCCCAGCGGGCAGCGCGTTGCCCGGACCCAGCACGGCGGCCTCGTACGCCAGCGTGTGCGCCACCGCCTCCGCCTGCTCCCAGAACGGCTGCCCCCGCATCGCGGCCACCGCCTCGGCCGGCACCTCGGCCGCCTCCACCAGGAACCGCTCGACGACCTCCGCCCGCCTGCCCGCCTCCACCAGCGCGGCCAGTTGCGCCGCGAAGTCGCCGGGGAGCGTGGGCGCGCTGTCGTCCACGTGGTACGGCGGCTCCCACAACGCCAGCTTGGAGATGCCCGGCAGCCGCAGGGCGGCCTCCAGAGCCAGCGCCGCCCCGGAGGAGCCGCCGAACACCATGGCGGACCCGCCGGCCGCCGCCATGACGGCGGCCAGATCCTCGACCTCCCGCTCGACCGCGTACGGCGCCGTGTCCCCGCTGTCGCCGCGGCCCCTGCGGTCGTAGGAGCAGACCGTGAACCACGGCGCCAGCGCGGCCGCCACACCGGCCAGCGTCGGGTGCGCCCGCTCCATCATGGCCCCGGCGACCAGGATCACCGCCGGGCCCGAGCCGCAGGTGTCGAACACGATCGGAGTGCCGTCGGCGGAGATCGCCTTACCGCTCACGACGCGGGCTGAACCAGGCACAGCGCCTCCCAGTGGTGGCCGTCCAGGTCGGCGAAGCCGCGCTGGTACCTGAAACCGCCCTCGTGCTTGACGCCCGCCGGGGTCGCGCCGGCCGCCAGAGCCTTGTCCACGAGCTCGTCCACTTGCTGCGGGTTCTCCATCCCGAGCACCAGGATCGCCTCGGTGGCCGTGGC from Nonomuraea polychroma encodes the following:
- a CDS encoding DUF4191 domain-containing protein; this encodes MAKSEDPEKPGRIKQLRMIAQIIKQANPKGMPTVFLSAVGTLAVVVVIGLVTDYLWYSIFIGILAAITVGLVVFGQLAQRAQYSILHGQTGAAAAVLQGMRGNWQVTPAIAVNRDQDLVHLVVGHPGVVLVSEGPGNRVAKMLAAEKKRVARIALGIEIYDIQCGDGEGQVPLGKLQRHLMKLPRNLKKPAVNEVKDRLRSLPRNMPLPKGPMPKGARIPRGPKMR
- a CDS encoding glycoside hydrolase family 3 protein, which codes for MDFDELIARLDLTTKIRLLTGADMWSLPPVPEIGLDRLVMSDGPIGVRGEQWSSGDPSIALPSPTALAATWDLDLVRRAGRLLAQESGRKGVHVLLAPTLNLHRSPLGGRHFECFSEDPYLTGEVGAAYVEGVQEGGVATTPKHFVANDFETDRFTVDVRVDEKALREVYLAPFERVVRAGAWGVMTAYNSVNGTTMTENAELVNGVLKGEWGFDGFVVSDWTAVRSTEAAAMGGTDVAMPGPYGPWGEKLVTAVREGRVPEAVIDDRIRRILRLAARVGALHAPATQPTSAPQGESGRTGQAGAGGGEWADAGTGAVAGTGTDGEVIDGVALAREVAARAFTLLTNDGVLPLQGAPAIAVIGAAANEARVMGGGSAQVFPDRIISPLEGLAERTDVRYAIGTDPRVRLAAISSPSRALFLDEKGGVLAEHPLAGGEARWIGQLPPDVDGDRLKAVRLVTTYTPGLSGEHQLSVTGAGAFTVTVNGETVFDDTVEPPVGDPAAAFLSPPERRVSVPMTAGEPYEVTVTHPTGTFGGMTVVSFTLGHADPSPGEEALLAEAVRVAAECDVAVVVAGTTPEVESEGFDRTDLRLPGRQDELIRAVAAANPRTVVVVNTGSPVEMPWAEEVAAVLLTWFPGQEAGAALADVLFGDAEPGGRLPTTWPRRLQDAPVAGVTPVDGAVAYEEGVLIGYRAWQRSGKEPAFWFGHGLGYTTWSYDSIAAEGTSVTVAVTNTGDRPGREVVQLYVADGAERRLAGFDVVEAEPGQTVITTVFLPERAFQVWEDGWRTVAGEHTIEAARSVADPRLSVQVKI
- a CDS encoding alpha/beta fold hydrolase gives rise to the protein MPGSARVVSGKAISADGTPIVFDTCGSGPAVILVAGAMMERAHPTLAGVAAALAPWFTVCSYDRRGRGDSGDTAPYAVEREVEDLAAVMAAAGGSAMVFGGSSGAALALEAALRLPGISKLALWEPPYHVDDSAPTLPGDFAAQLAALVEAGRRAEVVERFLVEAAEVPAEAVAAMRGQPFWEQAEAVAHTLAYEAAVLGPGNALPAGRIAAIRRPALVLNGEDSPGWMRNAGAAVAAAVPGAAHRVLEDQTHDVAVEALVPELLEFFAL
- a CDS encoding VOC family protein, giving the protein MQLFVNLPVKDLDKSKEFFTGLGFTIFGMAEGMASVVISEETQVMLLTEPVFASFIAKDVADAATATEAILVLGMENPQQVDELVDKALAAGATPAGVKHEGGFRYQRGFADLDGHHWEALCLVQPAS